The Streptomyces avermitilis MA-4680 = NBRC 14893 genome contains a region encoding:
- the murD gene encoding UDP-N-acetylmuramoyl-L-alanine--D-glutamate ligase, whose translation MGSQEVTNWQGKNVTVAGLGVSGIPAARVLHGLGAVVTVVNDGDDERSRAQAADLEALGITVRLGDGATLPEGTELIVTTPGWQPDKPLFAAAAEAGVPVWGDVELAWRLRGPGSAPWLAVTGTNGKTTTVQMLASILTAAGLRTAAVGNIGVSLLDAVLGEETYDVLAVELSSYQLHWAPSLRAHSATVLNIAPDHLDWHGSMEAYTADKGRIYEGNRVACVYNVADKATEDLVRAADVEEGCRAVGFTLGTPGPSQLGVVEGILVDRAFVEDRQKNAQELAEVADVHPPAPHNIANALAAAALARAFGVPASAVRDGLRAFRPDAHRIAHVADVDGVTYIDDSKATNTHAAEASLAAYGSIVWIAGGLAKGASFDELVAKSAQRLRGVVLIGADRALIREALARHAPEVPVVDLDRTDTGAMPAAVQEARRLAVAGDTVLLAPACASMDMFANYNKRGDAFAEAVRGLGA comes from the coding sequence ATGGGCAGCCAAGAAGTGACCAACTGGCAGGGCAAGAACGTCACCGTCGCCGGGCTCGGCGTCTCCGGTATCCCGGCGGCCCGCGTGCTGCACGGCCTCGGCGCGGTCGTCACGGTCGTCAACGACGGCGACGACGAGCGCTCCCGGGCCCAGGCCGCGGATCTGGAGGCGCTCGGCATCACCGTGCGCCTCGGTGACGGCGCGACCCTGCCCGAGGGCACCGAGCTCATCGTCACCACACCCGGCTGGCAGCCGGACAAGCCGCTGTTCGCCGCGGCCGCCGAGGCGGGCGTCCCGGTCTGGGGCGACGTCGAACTCGCCTGGCGGCTGCGCGGCCCCGGATCCGCGCCCTGGCTCGCCGTCACGGGCACCAACGGCAAGACCACGACCGTGCAGATGCTCGCCTCGATCCTGACGGCCGCGGGCCTGCGCACGGCCGCGGTCGGCAACATCGGCGTCTCGCTCCTCGACGCGGTCCTCGGCGAGGAGACGTACGACGTCCTCGCGGTCGAACTCTCCAGCTACCAGCTGCACTGGGCGCCCTCCCTGCGCGCCCACTCCGCCACCGTCCTGAACATCGCGCCCGACCACCTCGACTGGCACGGCTCCATGGAGGCGTACACCGCCGACAAGGGCCGTATCTACGAGGGCAATCGGGTCGCCTGCGTCTACAACGTGGCCGACAAGGCCACCGAGGACCTGGTGCGCGCGGCGGACGTCGAGGAGGGCTGCCGGGCCGTCGGCTTCACGCTGGGCACGCCCGGACCGTCCCAACTCGGCGTCGTGGAGGGCATTCTGGTCGACCGCGCCTTCGTCGAGGACCGGCAGAAGAACGCCCAGGAGCTGGCCGAGGTGGCGGACGTGCATCCGCCCGCGCCGCACAACATCGCCAACGCCCTTGCGGCAGCGGCCCTGGCGCGCGCCTTCGGGGTGCCCGCCTCGGCGGTACGGGACGGACTGCGGGCCTTCCGCCCGGACGCCCACCGCATCGCGCACGTCGCCGACGTGGACGGGGTCACCTACATCGACGACTCCAAGGCCACCAACACGCACGCCGCGGAAGCCTCTTTGGCGGCGTACGGGTCCATCGTCTGGATCGCCGGCGGGCTCGCCAAGGGCGCCTCCTTCGACGAGCTGGTGGCCAAGTCGGCACAGCGGCTCCGGGGTGTGGTGCTCATCGGTGCGGATCGTGCGCTGATCCGTGAAGCCCTTGCGCGACACGCCCCGGAGGTACCCGTCGTCGACCTCGACCGGACCGACACTGGGGCGATGCCCGCGGCTGTCCAGGAGGCGCGGCGGCTCGCCGTCGCCGGCGACACGGTACTGCTGGCCCCGGCCTGTGCCTCGATGGACATGTTCGCCAACTACAACAAGCGCGGTGACGCGTTCGCGGAGGCGGTTCGCGGACTCGGAGCCTGA
- a CDS encoding UDP-N-acetylmuramoyl-tripeptide--D-alanyl-D-alanine ligase has protein sequence MIALSLAEIAAVVGGQTYDIPDPAVQVTGPVVRDSREVESGSLFVAFAGERVDGHDFAAAVVEAGAVAVLASRPVGVPAIVVDDVQTALGALARHVVERLGATLVALTGSAGKTSTKDLIAQVLRSKAPTVFTPGSLNNEIGLPLTALSATEETKFLVLEMGARGIGHIRYLADLTPPKVGLVLNVGTAHIGEFGGREQIAQAKGELVEGLPPAEDGGAAILNADDPLVRAMASRTKARVILFGESDEADVRAENVRLTAGGQPSFSLHTPSGCSDVTMRLYGEHHVSNALAAAAVAHELGMSADEIARALSEAGSLSRWRMEVTERPDGVTVVNDAYNANPESMRAALRALAAMGKGRRTWAVLGKMAELGDEALAEHDAVGRLAVRLNVGKLVAVGGREASWLQLGAYNEGSWGEESVHVSDAQAAVDLLRSELRPGDVVLVKASRSVGLESVAQALLETGAEGEVVAR, from the coding sequence GTGATCGCCCTCTCTCTCGCCGAGATCGCAGCAGTCGTCGGCGGGCAGACGTACGACATACCGGATCCGGCGGTACAGGTCACCGGACCGGTCGTCCGGGACTCCCGTGAGGTGGAGTCCGGCAGCCTCTTCGTCGCCTTCGCCGGTGAGCGCGTGGACGGCCACGACTTCGCGGCAGCGGTCGTGGAAGCGGGCGCCGTCGCCGTTCTGGCGTCCCGCCCCGTCGGGGTGCCCGCGATCGTCGTGGACGACGTCCAGACGGCGCTCGGGGCCCTCGCGCGCCATGTCGTGGAGCGCCTCGGCGCGACCCTCGTGGCGCTCACCGGCTCCGCGGGCAAGACCAGCACCAAGGACCTGATCGCCCAGGTGCTGAGAAGCAAGGCGCCGACGGTCTTCACGCCCGGCTCGCTCAACAACGAGATCGGGCTGCCGCTCACCGCCCTCAGCGCCACCGAGGAGACGAAGTTCCTCGTGCTGGAGATGGGCGCCCGCGGCATCGGTCACATCCGCTACCTCGCGGATCTCACGCCTCCGAAGGTCGGTCTCGTCCTCAACGTCGGCACCGCCCACATCGGCGAGTTCGGCGGCCGCGAGCAGATCGCGCAGGCCAAGGGCGAGCTCGTCGAGGGTCTTCCGCCGGCGGAGGACGGCGGCGCCGCGATCCTGAACGCCGACGATCCGCTCGTCCGCGCCATGGCGTCCCGCACGAAGGCGCGCGTGATCCTCTTCGGAGAGTCCGACGAAGCGGACGTACGCGCCGAGAACGTCCGTCTCACGGCCGGCGGACAGCCCTCGTTCAGCCTTCACACACCCTCCGGGTGCAGCGATGTGACCATGCGCCTGTACGGTGAGCACCACGTGTCGAACGCGCTCGCCGCGGCCGCCGTCGCCCATGAGCTGGGCATGTCCGCAGACGAGATCGCCCGTGCGCTCTCCGAGGCGGGCTCCCTCTCCCGTTGGCGGATGGAGGTCACCGAGCGCCCGGACGGCGTGACGGTCGTCAACGACGCCTACAACGCGAACCCCGAGTCCATGCGAGCCGCCCTGCGCGCGCTCGCGGCAATGGGCAAGGGGCGGCGGACCTGGGCGGTGCTCGGCAAGATGGCCGAGCTCGGGGACGAGGCGCTCGCCGAGCACGACGCGGTCGGACGGCTCGCCGTCCGGCTCAATGTCGGCAAGCTCGTCGCGGTCGGGGGCAGGGAAGCGTCCTGGCTGCAACTGGGCGCATATAACGAGGGTTCGTGGGGTGAGGAGTCGGTGCACGTGTCCGACGCACAGGCGGCTGTCGACCTGTTGCGCAGCGAGCTGCGCCCGGGGGACGTCGTTCTCGTGAAGGCGTCCCGGTCGGTCGGGCTGGAGAGCGTTGCACAGGCGCTGCTCGAGACCGGTGCCGAGGGTGAGGTTGTCGCCCGATGA
- the ftsW gene encoding putative lipid II flippase FtsW, which translates to MPTSRTGRPPVQRATRRPAASRSRRENPVQSLYHRARRAWDRPLTAYYLILGSSLLITVLGLVMVYSASQITALQMSLPGSYFFRKQFLAASIGTVLLLTASRMPVRLHRALAYPLLAGAVFLMILVQVPGIGVAVNGNQNWISVGGPFQLQPSEFGKLALVLWGADLLARKQDKRLLTQWKHMLVPLVPAAFMLLGLIMLGGDMGTAIILTAILFGLLWLAGAPTRLFGGVLAIATTIGIILIKTSPNRMARLACIGATDPGPGDHCWQAVHGIYALASGGIFGSGLGASVEKWGQLPEAHTDFIFAITGEELGLAGTLSVLALFAALGYAGIRVAGRTEDPFVRYAAGGVTTWITAQAMINVGAVLGLLPIAGVPLPLFSYGGSALLPTMFAIGLLIAFARDEPAARAALAMRQPRFGRKRAGGPAGPRRWKTMRRRASAARSSGER; encoded by the coding sequence ATGCCCACTAGCCGTACCGGCCGGCCCCCCGTCCAGCGTGCCACCAGGCGGCCCGCCGCGTCCCGCTCCCGGCGCGAGAACCCCGTACAGAGCCTCTACCACCGCGCCAGGCGCGCCTGGGACCGGCCGCTGACCGCCTACTACCTGATCCTCGGCAGCAGCCTCCTGATCACCGTGCTCGGTCTGGTGATGGTCTACTCGGCCTCGCAGATCACCGCGTTGCAGATGTCGCTGCCCGGTTCGTACTTCTTCCGCAAGCAGTTCCTGGCGGCCTCGATCGGCACCGTACTGCTGCTGACCGCCTCGCGGATGCCGGTGAGGCTGCACCGGGCGCTGGCGTACCCGCTGCTGGCCGGCGCCGTCTTCCTGATGATCCTGGTGCAGGTGCCGGGGATAGGCGTGGCGGTCAACGGCAACCAGAACTGGATCTCCGTCGGCGGCCCGTTCCAGCTTCAGCCGAGCGAGTTCGGCAAGCTCGCCCTCGTGCTGTGGGGCGCCGATCTGCTCGCCCGCAAGCAGGACAAGCGGCTGCTGACCCAGTGGAAGCACATGCTGGTGCCGCTCGTCCCGGCGGCCTTCATGCTGCTCGGGCTGATCATGCTCGGCGGCGACATGGGCACGGCCATCATCCTGACCGCGATCCTCTTCGGGCTGCTGTGGCTGGCGGGGGCGCCGACCAGGCTGTTCGGCGGTGTGCTGGCCATCGCCACGACCATCGGGATCATCCTCATCAAGACCAGCCCGAACCGCATGGCCCGCCTCGCCTGCATCGGCGCCACCGATCCCGGGCCGGGCGACCACTGCTGGCAGGCCGTGCACGGCATCTACGCGCTCGCCTCGGGCGGAATCTTCGGTTCCGGGCTCGGCGCCAGTGTGGAGAAATGGGGCCAACTCCCCGAAGCGCACACCGACTTCATCTTCGCCATCACCGGGGAGGAACTCGGTCTGGCGGGGACGCTGTCGGTGCTCGCCCTCTTCGCGGCTCTAGGCTATGCGGGTATCCGCGTGGCCGGACGCACGGAGGACCCCTTCGTGAGGTACGCCGCGGGAGGTGTGACCACCTGGATCACGGCTCAGGCCATGATCAACGTAGGTGCGGTGCTCGGTCTGCTGCCGATCGCCGGTGTCCCGCTCCCGCTGTTCTCCTACGGGGGTTCCGCCCTGCTGCCGACCATGTTCGCCATCGGGTTGCTGATCGCCTTCGCGCGCGACGAGCCCGCTGCGCGGGCCGCGCTTGCGATGCGGCAACCTCGCTTTGGTAGAAAGCGGGCTGGAGGTCCTGCGGGGCCTCGGAGATGGAAAACGATGAGACGGCGTGCCTCGGCGGCGCGTTCGTCCGGAGAGCGGTGA
- the mraY gene encoding phospho-N-acetylmuramoyl-pentapeptide-transferase, which yields MMKQILFSGVIGLFLTLVGTPLLIKLLARKGYGQYIRDDGPREHHSKRGTPTMGGIAFILATIIAYFMSKVITGYTPTFSGLLVLGLMAGMGLVGFLDDYIKIVKRRSLGLRAKAKMAGQLIVGIAFAVLALQFADNHGNTPASTRLSFVEDFGWTIGPVLFVIWALFMILAMSNGVNLTDGLDGLATGAATMVFGAYTFIGVWQFQESCANAQTLTNPAACYEVRDPLDLAVVASALMGACFGFLWWNTSPAKIFMGDTGSLALGGALAGLAICSRTELLVALLGGLFVLITMSVVIQVGSFRLTGKRVFRMAPLQHHFELKGWSEVLVVVRFWIIQGMCVIVGLGLFYAGWAAKK from the coding sequence ATGATGAAGCAGATCCTGTTCTCAGGAGTCATTGGTCTCTTCCTGACCCTGGTCGGCACTCCGCTGCTGATCAAGCTGCTCGCCCGCAAGGGCTACGGGCAGTACATCCGTGACGACGGCCCGCGCGAGCATCACAGCAAGCGCGGTACGCCGACCATGGGTGGTATCGCCTTCATCCTGGCGACGATCATCGCGTACTTCATGTCCAAGGTGATCACGGGCTACACGCCGACCTTCTCGGGTCTGCTGGTGCTCGGCCTGATGGCCGGCATGGGCCTGGTCGGCTTCCTGGACGACTACATCAAGATCGTCAAGCGGCGCTCGCTCGGTCTGCGGGCCAAGGCGAAGATGGCCGGTCAGCTGATCGTCGGTATCGCCTTCGCGGTCCTCGCGCTGCAGTTCGCGGACAACCACGGCAACACCCCGGCCTCCACCAGGCTCTCCTTCGTGGAGGACTTCGGCTGGACCATCGGCCCGGTGCTGTTCGTGATCTGGGCCCTGTTCATGATTCTCGCCATGTCGAACGGCGTGAACCTGACGGACGGTCTGGACGGTCTCGCCACCGGCGCCGCGACCATGGTCTTCGGCGCGTACACGTTCATCGGCGTCTGGCAGTTCCAGGAGTCCTGCGCCAACGCGCAGACCCTCACCAACCCGGCCGCCTGCTACGAGGTACGCGACCCACTCGACCTCGCGGTCGTCGCCTCCGCCCTCATGGGCGCCTGCTTCGGCTTCCTGTGGTGGAACACGTCGCCCGCCAAGATCTTCATGGGTGACACCGGATCCCTCGCGCTCGGCGGCGCGCTCGCCGGTCTCGCGATCTGCTCCCGCACCGAACTGCTGGTCGCGCTCCTCGGCGGCCTCTTCGTCCTGATCACCATGTCGGTCGTCATCCAGGTCGGCTCCTTCCGGCTCACCGGCAAGCGGGTCTTCCGAATGGCGCCACTCCAGCACCACTTCGAACTCAAGGGGTGGTCCGAAGTCCTTGTGGTGGTCCGCTTCTGGATCATCCAGGGCATGTGCGTGATCGTCGGTCTCGGCCTCTTCTACGCAGGATGGGCAGCCAAGAAGTGA
- a CDS encoding UDP-N-acetylmuramoyl-L-alanyl-D-glutamate--2,6-diaminopimelate ligase, translated as MTTITPGPGNQGSPRPSLRSAGGAPGTLTAVPHADQSQTTQKGAPVTYPGPPRPAHVSATPLAELAGQMGAATPERDAEVTGITHDSRAVRPGDLYAALPGARLHGADFVTQAAGLGAVAVLTDPTGADRAAATGLPVLVVDDPRGRMGELAATIYGHPGRDLLQIGITGTSGKTTTAYLIEGGLRTVRSTGLIGTVEMRIGDERIKSERTTPEATDLQALFAVMRERGVDAVAMEVSSHALVLGRVDGCVFDIAVFNNLSPEHMEFHSDMEDYFRAKAQLFTPQRSKLGVVNFDDEYGRRLVEEAGVPIVTFSAEGHPDADWRAQDVEVGPMDSTFTVIGPKEERITARSPLAGPFNVANTLAAIVALAAAGLDPQAAADGIAAVPGVPGRLERVDVGQPYLAVVDYAHKTDAVESVLRALRKVTEGKLHIVLGCGGDRDRTKRMPMGAAAARLADTAVLTSDNPRSEDPLAILATMLAGAAEVPSHERGEVQVFENRAAAIAAVVARARPGDTVLVAGKGHEQGQDIAGVVRPFDDRLVLREAIQQTQG; from the coding sequence GTGACAACGATCACCCCCGGGCCCGGGAACCAGGGCTCGCCACGCCCCTCACTTCGCTCCGCCGGGGGTGCGCCCGGTACGCTCACCGCCGTGCCACACGCTGATCAGTCCCAAACCACCCAAAAAGGCGCTCCTGTGACATATCCAGGGCCGCCCCGACCGGCTCATGTCTCCGCCACACCCCTCGCGGAACTGGCCGGTCAGATGGGTGCCGCCACGCCGGAGCGCGACGCCGAGGTCACGGGGATCACCCACGACTCGCGCGCCGTCCGCCCCGGCGACCTGTACGCCGCCCTGCCCGGCGCCCGCCTGCACGGCGCCGACTTCGTGACCCAGGCGGCCGGCCTGGGCGCCGTGGCCGTGCTCACCGACCCGACGGGCGCCGATCGTGCCGCCGCCACCGGTCTGCCCGTGCTGGTCGTCGACGACCCGCGTGGCCGGATGGGCGAGCTGGCGGCCACGATCTACGGCCACCCGGGGCGCGACCTGCTCCAGATCGGCATCACCGGCACCTCCGGCAAGACCACGACCGCCTACCTCATCGAGGGCGGTCTGAGGACGGTCCGCAGCACCGGGCTGATCGGCACCGTCGAGATGCGCATCGGCGACGAGCGCATCAAGTCCGAGCGCACCACCCCCGAAGCCACCGACCTCCAGGCCCTGTTCGCGGTCATGCGTGAGCGCGGGGTCGACGCGGTCGCCATGGAGGTCTCCAGCCACGCGCTGGTCCTCGGCCGGGTCGACGGCTGCGTCTTCGACATCGCCGTCTTCAACAACCTCAGCCCGGAACACATGGAGTTCCACTCCGACATGGAGGACTACTTCCGGGCCAAGGCGCAGCTGTTCACCCCGCAACGCAGCAAACTCGGTGTGGTCAACTTCGACGACGAGTACGGCCGCAGGCTGGTCGAGGAAGCCGGCGTCCCGATCGTCACCTTCTCCGCCGAGGGCCATCCCGACGCCGACTGGCGCGCCCAGGACGTCGAAGTCGGCCCCATGGACTCGACGTTCACCGTGATCGGCCCCAAGGAGGAGCGGATCACGGCCAGGTCGCCGCTCGCCGGGCCCTTCAACGTGGCGAACACCCTCGCCGCGATCGTCGCCCTCGCCGCGGCCGGGCTCGACCCGCAGGCCGCCGCCGACGGCATCGCCGCGGTGCCGGGCGTGCCGGGCCGCCTGGAGCGCGTGGACGTGGGCCAGCCGTACCTCGCGGTCGTCGACTACGCCCACAAGACCGACGCCGTCGAATCGGTGCTGCGCGCCCTGCGCAAGGTCACCGAGGGCAAACTGCACATCGTGCTCGGCTGCGGCGGCGACCGGGACAGAACGAAGCGGATGCCGATGGGCGCCGCCGCGGCCCGGCTCGCCGACACCGCCGTACTGACATCGGACAACCCCCGCTCGGAGGACCCCCTCGCGATCCTCGCCACGATGCTGGCGGGCGCCGCCGAGGTGCCCTCGCACGAGCGCGGCGAGGTCCAGGTCTTCGAGAACCGGGCGGCCGCCATCGCGGCCGTCGTCGCCCGCGCACGGCCGGGCGACACCGTGCTGGTCGCGGGCAAGGGGCATGAGCAGGGCCAGGACATCGCCGGTGTGGTGCGTCCCTTCGACGACCGCCTGGTGCTACGCGAAGCTATCCAGCAGACCCAGGGATGA
- the murG gene encoding undecaprenyldiphospho-muramoylpentapeptide beta-N-acetylglucosaminyltransferase → MHVVLAGGGTAGHIEPALALADALRRQDPTVGITALGTERGLETRLVPERGYDLALIPAVPLPRKPTPELITVPGRLRGTIKAAEQILERTKADAVVGFGGYVALPGYLAAKRLGVPIVIHEANARPGLANKIGSRYAAQVAVSTPDSKLRGARYIGIPLRRSIATLDRAAVRPEARAAFGLDPNLPTLLVSGGSQGARRLNEVVQQVAPYLQQAGIQILHAVGPKNEMPQVHQMPGMPPYIPVPYVDRMDLAYAAADMMLCRAGAMTVAELSAVGLPAAYVPLPIGNGEQRLNAQPVVKAGGGLLVDDAELTPEWVQGNVLPVLADPHRLYEMSRAASEFGRRDADDLLVGMVYEAIAARHR, encoded by the coding sequence GTGCATGTCGTACTCGCCGGTGGGGGGACCGCCGGCCACATCGAGCCCGCGCTCGCCCTCGCGGACGCCCTGCGCAGGCAGGACCCGACCGTGGGGATCACGGCCCTGGGAACGGAGCGCGGCCTCGAGACCCGTCTCGTACCCGAGCGCGGTTACGACCTCGCGCTGATCCCCGCCGTCCCGCTGCCACGCAAGCCCACGCCCGAGCTGATCACCGTCCCCGGGCGGCTGCGCGGCACGATCAAGGCGGCCGAGCAGATCCTGGAGCGCACCAAGGCGGACGCCGTGGTCGGCTTCGGCGGCTATGTCGCCCTGCCCGGCTACCTGGCCGCCAAGCGGCTCGGTGTGCCGATCGTCATCCACGAGGCCAACGCCCGCCCCGGCCTGGCCAACAAGATCGGCTCGCGGTACGCGGCCCAGGTCGCCGTGTCCACCCCGGACAGCAAGCTGCGCGGCGCCCGCTACATCGGCATCCCGCTGCGCCGCTCCATCGCCACCCTCGACCGGGCCGCCGTACGCCCCGAGGCGCGCGCCGCGTTCGGACTCGACCCGAACCTGCCGACGCTGCTGGTCTCCGGCGGCTCGCAGGGCGCCCGCCGGCTCAACGAGGTGGTCCAGCAGGTCGCGCCGTACCTCCAGCAGGCCGGCATCCAGATCCTGCACGCGGTCGGCCCGAAGAACGAAATGCCGCAGGTCCACCAGATGCCGGGGATGCCCCCGTACATCCCGGTACCGTACGTGGACCGGATGGACCTCGCCTACGCCGCTGCCGACATGATGCTCTGCCGCGCGGGCGCGATGACCGTCGCCGAACTCTCCGCCGTCGGACTCCCGGCCGCCTACGTCCCGCTGCCCATCGGCAACGGCGAACAGCGGCTGAACGCCCAGCCGGTGGTCAAGGCCGGCGGCGGCCTCCTCGTCGACGACGCGGAACTGACACCCGAGTGGGTCCAGGGCAACGTCCTGCCCGTCCTCGCCGACCCGCACCGGCTGTACGAGATGTCCCGCGCCGCCAGCGAGTTCGGCCGTCGGGACGCCGACGACCTGCTC